From Misgurnus anguillicaudatus unplaced genomic scaffold, ASM2758022v2 HiC_scaffold_31, whole genome shotgun sequence:
CGGATGATTTGAGATAggtctgtagttgctaagtatggttttgtctaggttactcttttttaggagaggcttaacaactgctgtttttaatgactctgTAAAAGGGCCTGTGATCAGAGaggtatttactatttttaagaggtcagtttctaagcagttaagtacctttttgagaaaagatgtggGGAGCGTGTCAAGGCTGCATGTTGatgctttaagatgttgtactgtttcttcaaaggtttttatatcaattatgtgcgagtgttgtttatgttgttgtttataatgtttgaaaagaaggtctgtctagctgtgcctagttctacattgaaagcacgaagactgtccttatagatgctataatgtacttcaagttttgttttccgccacatacgttcagctgttctgcatgttcttttcatgcgctgtactgctgttgtgtttctccagggtgctttacgtctgccagtgatcaccctgacctttactggagctataccatcaatagcatctttaacttttatgttaaagttttcaaggagaacatcaacagagtctgctgatatgtttggcaacattgatatagcatttataaatacctcactggtgttctcatttatgaacctttttttttgacatagacagatctagcatcagtggcaggacagatcaataaatcaaagtaaacacagaaatggtcagATAGCGCTTCATCCTTGATTACAGTGGATAAAATGTTTAGACTAGGGCTgcaacgattcatcgagttactcgattaactcgattcaaaaaattcctcgaggcaaaaattctgcctagaagcctcgttaaattcatATGACGCAcactacacgcgccgagatGGCGGAGAgtaaatatgtccataaacggcagagagagagaaagtctaaagtttgggatcattattcttatcattacattacattcagcatctgaaccgaaaaacatccactgctgttttaccaagcgtcgatgaaacaaggtaacgtagcttccgctgattttaatcccatactgtatttgtagcgatgtcgttatgcggtttgactagatatgatgtttagctttgatgtttttaagtactAAACGTATTCACGTTTAATTGCAAGAGAGTagcttaaaaaagaaccccttcacacacacgcatgcacccttgtctctctctcacgcgagtcagaccgatcgtgcaatgcatcacatatgcttaatcttttatgtagccacgcaacaataatttcagctgcATGCATTTgctgtatacagcgggacgtgatgttgtgatttttcgaacggattcttaacctaaaatgcaccgcaatgcaagtgatgcaaacccaatgcagcgttctattgaaaataaatgtatgtatttctgccgtAACAATGCAAtaaagcaactgaacgtctgagtGGGGTTTCAGTCTTCCTCATGCACAGCACGCGTGCatgtgagtttgtgtgtgtgtgtgtgtgtgtgtgtgcacgtgcgcgcacacacacaggttgttaccatagcaaataggctcaccccagaaattatatattatttgttagtaatggtaaatgctgcaggtgtagaaatgtacataaaccagatatttactttgatgtaagggctagattacagcatgaaacctgttgtgcatattaataaattaaagtgcttaattgttggcactggaacttataaacactaaatgggtaaaaatggaaataaataggcttttttttttttgcagccaaATGCCAATACCTCTGttttgtttaagaaataaaagccaaatgcttcaacattttacagccacgtcattttcgttatgcattatttgttttggttgtttaaaaacacacacaaaaattttatccgattactcgattaatcgatcgattcagtgctagattaatcgattacaaaaagaatcgatagctgcagccctagttTAGACCCTTGGTAATAAGCAGACCAAGAGTGTCTCCCCAATTGTGTGTAGGACCTTGCACGTGCTGGGTCAgatcaaaagtgtttaaaacatttaacagttcaatCGCAGTattgttttctgcattgtctataTGAATATTGAAATCTCaagcaataacaaaataatcaaatgcagaggaaattgttgataaaagttctgtgaattcatcaacaaatgctgaggtgtatttgggaggtctataaataattgtaaacagaatgcgtggtgtaccttttatagcaatacacaaatattcaaaagacTGGTAATTACCAAGTAGCACTTGCTTGCATTGAaaggcatctttgaataaagcaGCTATTCCTCCACCTCTTCTAACAGCTCTACAGACACTTATAAAAGTAAAGTTGGGTGGGGCTGATTCATTGAGGACTGTAGCACTGCAGCTGTCATCTAACCaggtttcatttagaaacataaagtcCAGGTTGTTAGTGGTGATAGGATCATTAACTAAAAGGTATTTGTTCTTTAGTGAACAGATGTTCAGAAGTGCTAATTTAACAGTAACTGGTTTTGGCACTGTATCAATCTCAGAATGATGTATAATAGGCAGTAGATTAGATAGAATTGCTGTGCGGCTGGAAAGGGCCTTCGTCTTTCTATCACATGTCAGGACAGAGATAGGGAAAGCTAAAGGGACATCGGGCACCTGcttgttattaaaatatttatgattgttACTGCTGACGTAGTGGGGACCCAACACATTTCAGTTATCGGTGCTGTTTGCAGATGAGGGCTGGTGTGATCCCTGACGTTGAGGCAGAGGTCGGAGTGCTCTCTCAGatggagggggagggcgggctgGGCCCGAAGGCTTTGGTGGTTGAGGAGCCCGCCGTTTCTTGGTTGATATTTGGGGActcgcagcaatagagtgggagAGCTTTGTTCCAGCAAATACCAGTTTCTCCATTTTCTCTGAAAACCACAGAAGTGGAGATgttggagagagggagagagagtgtgACGACATCAGCTGTGATTCTGGGGTTCCTGAAGGCTGGGAGGGAGTGTTATCATTCCTCTGGTCATTATCAACAGAAATGTCCTTGGGTGTTGATTCACAATCCAGCTGTAGCGAGGTCTGTGGGCAGGACTCAGCCTGAGCGGTGTCTGTGAACAGTAGTTGTTGTGACTGCAGAGTTTTATCCTTGTCATCTGAATGTCCATCCAGGTGCTGGTGTAAAATCCTGTGGTCATTTCCGCTGTTCAGTAGTGGACTGGCACACTCAGCTGATGGATGATGCATGGAGAAAAAGATATTGTCTTTAAGCAACCTAGCACCTAGTTTGTTTGGGTGGATACCATCTGTGTTAAAAAGTTGCCTTTGACTCCAGAAGATATTGAAATTGTCAATGTAATTCAGTCCTCTCATggtgcaggttttttgcagccatgaaTTTAAGCTTAGTAGACGAGAAAACATATCCACTGATGAAAGATTGAACTTTCAGTCTTgcaagtgtttcaaaaagttcatTGAAATCCACCTTAAGGAGCTCAGACTGCTCTTTCCGAATATCATTCTTTCCCACATGTATGACAATCCGACTGACAGacttatgtttcatcagaatgttgcAACGTTCCTTGTTAACATCAGAAACCGTTGCCCGAGGAAAACAGTATGTACGGGTAGCCTTGCTTTCAAAGTTTCTGATAATATTGTCACCCACTATCAGCGTGCTTGGCTCGGCTGCTGTCTGAGCGGAGCGCCGCTGCCTGTATGATATTGAGCGTCTGTTAGCTCTGTAAGTTACTGGCTGATGTGATCTGTGTCCATTAACATTTGGGGATTCTTCACCCAAATTCATTAGTGCTTCAAATCTATTTTCAAGCCGTACAGGGGGTGGTAGAATACCAATATTGGCTACTCGAGTTGTACCCATATCTGGGGTAGATGATGCTAATGCAGCAATTTGTGACACTCGTGACAGTCTAATGTCTTGACCACTTTTGGGTCTCGCACCCTGTTTATGCCATTGGTTTGTGTCCTCAACTACTTTAGGTTTCTCTAAGCACACTATGACCTGTTTAAAAGCATTAGGTGCACAGGACTCACCAGCTTTATGTTGAGAAGGACCACGATGAAGCTCCGCTGTATGTTCTGGCAGGGTTGGCAGCGCcacaagtaactttgttttgagAACTGCAATCTTTTGTAAAAGTTTGTGGCAATTTGAGCAGCAGGTGGATTTAGATCcagaagaaggcattttttcttcttttcttctgtTTGAGTGTGGGCAGCTGTGTTGTCCTGTTTTAGGATTGTCAACTCCCGGCAATAGCAGACTGGTAGACCGCTATGACAAATTCCCCAAGTTGTTGAATGTTCCAAATATCAAAATAGTTCCAGGAATTTGTAGTTTTAGTGTGAGTGCCCAATTGTTTAGTTTGAGCACTGTGCTGAACTGCTGGTAGTTGAATCAAAAGATAAAAGCGAAAAAGCAAAAGCGCAAAGCACAGAGCGCAAGTAAAAGCGTCCGAACAGTAGCGAAGCAGGAAGCAAAAAATAACACTTATCTAGATGTGAGAGTGTACAGTTTATCAGTGATGGTCTGATGGTGAAGCCTAAACTCTACAAGATTTGATGTCATAAACCAAAACAGCAACAGTAGCAACACCCACCAGAGCTGAGACAACCAATCGGATCACAGATTCAATACCATAACCACAGCAAAAACAATCTGagggaataaaaacaacatgaaactGATCAGTGTGTTTCAACAAGGACAGGATTTACCATCATTTTATTAAGGAATCGAAAAATATTtgatgatttaaggtaaagtaaTTTCCAAACATAACTGTTATCATACCTGAACACGGCTGACAGAGATCAGTATTGAGATGTTGAGTTTGATTACTGATGGTATTGTTCAGTACACAGCTGTAAGAATCATCCAGACACTCCAGATGAAGAGAGATGCTGTTGttgttgagatcagacacactgatgctggacaataaactgtttcctttgtaccaggacagactcacatcgCTAACATTTAACACTGAACACATGAAGGAACAGTTTGATCTTTCTGATGAGTTTTGTAAAGAGATTCTGCTGATGACAGGAATGGGCAGACGAGCTGAATAATCATGAGagaatatacaaaaataaatacacattatataaacataacataatctaaaaacataagcaaaatttttaatttgtttagccTTTAGTCATGtgtaccgtattttccagactacGTCGCTCTgaagtataagtcgcatcagtcaaaaatgctttttgaaggggaaaaacatatataagcactggactataagtcgcactggactatacgtcgcaaatccattttaaattacataaatacaggagcagcatatagcggactctcgtagacggtaatggtttctcttggttcatatgaaataattttgatgtATAAGttgcacctgactataagttccaggacccgccaaactatgaaaaagtgtgacttacagtcccaaaatacaatatttatacactgtaaaacctgacagttaacttaactcaaaccatttaagtaaaccggttgcattagaccatttaagttttaaaacacataaatttaagtactgcaaacttgagtcatgtgcaattatgcacttatatttaagtagtgtgaaccTAAATAttagtgcataactgcatatgactcaatttgtttaagttcacagtactcaaatgtatgtgttttaaaactaatgcaaccggtttacttaaatggtttgagttgagtaacgtttaggttttacagtgtatgtaaagTAAAAGTGCTGTCAATGAACTCGATGCTGAAGTAAAAACTAAGGtaaattgtaaatgttttatcaaaTTGAAATTGCCAATGTATGGttacccatatttaaaatgaGATCTCATCTATGGGATACAAGCCAGACTGCAGGGGCGtcggactgggggtaaaaccagtactgattaccagggccccaaagGAAGAGAGGGCCCTTGAAAGTCTGGAATATATTATGGGGGTGGAGCATGGGGGCccatcaggactgcctatgcatagggcccgaGATCTTGTGCAACGCCCCTGCCAGACTGTCTAACCATTAGGCCATGAATGcccattttttctgttttactCACCGTAGACAGTAACATTAAATCTGTAAGAGGTCTTCTGTTTGTTGCTGATGGTCATTtgataaagtccagtgtgttgagatgtgatgtttgtgatgataAGAGATCCAGTCTGATCATTCAGCTTCAGgctgtctctgaatctcccatTAAAAACATCAGCATATATTGAGACTGTATTAGCTTCTTTATTGATTCGAGCTATTAGAGTCTCTTGAGGTCCAAACTTCCACAGTATCAGATCATGTCTCTGTATTTCAGTAAGATGAGTGTGTAGAGTaagagaatctccctccatcactgacactgacttcacttcatcaccaaacacacctgcacacacaaaaacagacagattcttataaaacattaaagtttTTGAGAAAAACCTTCTAAAACAGAAATtatgatgtttttttaaatataaacgacaaattaaaatataaagctGCACGGAGTGATAACCAACCTCAAGCCATTTTCAACATAAAGATATTGTAAGGCTAATTTCTGAACCTGAATCAGACCCGGCGCCAGACACAAATTCACGGACGAGCATTTCATTTTTCAGGGGGGGCATAAATGAGAGCAACGTCACtgcaatgcataatatcattaattatgCATTAAGTGGACAAAAAAGCGAGGAAGAACTAACATACCTCTCCATTAATGCAATACAACGGAGAAGTCGTAAAGATTGGACCTAGCTTACTGAAGCAATCTAAACGCAAAT
This genomic window contains:
- the LOC141362962 gene encoding uncharacterized protein; this encodes MRQQLGHQTQLVQLGSLTSELHTAYGVFGDEVKSVSVMEGDSLTLHTHLTEIQRHDLILWKFGPQETLIARINKEANTVSIYADVFNGRFRDSLKLNDQTGSLIITNITSQHTGLYQMTISNKQKTSYRFNVTVYARLPIPVISRISLQNSSERSNCSFMCSVLNVSDVSLSWYKGNSLLSSISVSDLNNNSISLHLECLDDSYSCVLNNTISNQTQHLNTDLCQPCSAECASPLLNSGNDHRILHQHLDGHSDDKDKTLQSQQLLFTDTAQAESCPQTSLQLDCESTPKDISVDNDQRNDNTPSQPSGTPESQLMSSHSLSLSPTSPLLWFSEKMEKLVFAGTKLSHSIAASPQISTKKRRAPQPPKPSGPARPPPPSERALRPLPQRQGSHQPSSANSTDN